One part of the Gemmatimonadales bacterium genome encodes these proteins:
- a CDS encoding ATP-binding protein, with amino-acid sequence MSHGTVDLILFSLLALAGAVVLRRGYRVRTELNRQIARLESLNEIGRVLLTDRNIRGVLRHVAESAAQLLGADMAHITLTTADATRLVLEAATGPIAPFVGSAVPLEGSMAGWVIQHPQPLVLNDPASDERHFRSVHERIALRRAIMLPLVAKGRCVGALGVDNPRDNRSFGDGDVEVLRDLATYTALVLESVQAVEELAQRERRAALLNAVSSRIRQSLDLQVILDSAVRELGTALAVSRCFVRLRRGNELMAVSSEWHGPEVASASAKADPALGLLTTAVRERSTIETSDARADARLGAATAELDQALAVLVTPIVLRGEAIGVIAFHQAGVPRLWREGEIGLVEEVASELAIAISNSRLYRSVEEASRELATKIEELERANRMKAQFLANMSHELRTPLNSVIGFSEMLLIGALGPLTLEQRDSLETIARNGRHLLGLVNDILDLSKVEAGRMDLHLTSTDVRSLVNDVLTGMESLTVAKGHRVLLQLGEADLMVMADEMRVRQIFYNLLANAVKFTPPGGEIRIRADRRRSAMPAGRRRRRGDRAGEDGNQERDVIWVAVTDSGIGITPEDQARLFTEFTQVDASYSRRYEGTGLGLALCKRLVDLHYGRLGVESVKGKGSTFWVELPVEGPGEARA; translated from the coding sequence GTGAGTCACGGCACGGTAGACCTCATCCTCTTCAGCCTATTGGCCCTCGCGGGAGCCGTCGTGCTCCGGCGCGGGTACAGGGTGCGCACCGAGCTGAACCGCCAGATCGCCCGGCTCGAGTCGCTGAACGAGATCGGGCGCGTCCTCCTCACCGACCGCAACATCCGTGGCGTCCTGCGCCACGTGGCCGAGAGCGCCGCGCAGCTGCTCGGCGCCGACATGGCCCACATCACGCTCACCACCGCCGATGCCACGCGCCTCGTGCTCGAGGCCGCGACCGGGCCGATCGCGCCCTTCGTCGGCTCGGCCGTCCCGCTCGAGGGGAGCATGGCCGGCTGGGTGATCCAGCACCCGCAGCCGCTGGTGCTGAACGACCCGGCGTCGGACGAACGGCACTTCCGGTCGGTGCACGAGCGCATCGCGCTGCGCCGCGCCATCATGCTGCCGCTGGTCGCGAAAGGGCGGTGCGTGGGCGCGCTCGGGGTTGACAACCCTCGCGACAACCGCTCCTTCGGGGACGGGGACGTCGAGGTCCTGCGCGACCTGGCCACCTACACCGCGCTGGTGCTCGAGAGCGTCCAGGCGGTGGAGGAGCTGGCGCAGCGCGAGCGCCGCGCCGCTCTCCTCAACGCCGTCAGCAGCCGCATCCGGCAGTCGCTCGATCTCCAGGTGATCCTGGATTCGGCGGTGCGGGAGCTGGGCACTGCGCTGGCGGTCTCCCGGTGCTTCGTGCGCCTAAGGCGTGGCAACGAGCTGATGGCTGTGTCGTCCGAGTGGCACGGGCCCGAGGTGGCCTCGGCGAGCGCCAAGGCCGACCCGGCGCTCGGGCTCCTCACCACGGCGGTGCGCGAGCGCAGTACGATCGAGACCTCGGATGCCCGCGCCGACGCGCGCCTGGGCGCCGCCACCGCCGAGCTCGACCAGGCGCTGGCGGTGCTCGTGACCCCTATCGTGCTGCGCGGAGAGGCGATCGGAGTCATCGCCTTCCACCAAGCGGGCGTGCCGCGGCTGTGGCGTGAGGGGGAGATCGGCCTCGTCGAGGAGGTCGCGAGCGAGCTGGCCATCGCCATCTCCAACTCGCGGCTCTACCGCTCGGTTGAAGAGGCGAGCCGCGAGCTGGCCACCAAAATCGAGGAGTTGGAGCGCGCCAACCGCATGAAGGCGCAGTTCCTCGCCAACATGTCGCACGAGTTGCGCACCCCGCTCAATTCGGTGATCGGCTTCTCCGAGATGCTCCTCATCGGCGCGCTGGGCCCGCTGACCCTCGAGCAGCGCGACTCGCTGGAGACGATCGCGCGAAACGGCCGCCACCTCCTGGGGCTCGTCAACGACATCCTGGACCTCTCGAAGGTCGAAGCCGGCCGGATGGACCTTCACCTCACGTCCACCGACGTGCGGTCGCTGGTGAACGACGTGCTGACGGGGATGGAGAGCCTGACCGTCGCCAAGGGACACCGCGTCCTGCTTCAGCTGGGCGAGGCGGACCTGATGGTCATGGCCGACGAGATGCGCGTCCGGCAGATCTTCTACAACCTCTTGGCCAACGCGGTGAAGTTCACGCCCCCGGGCGGCGAGATACGGATCCGTGCCGACCGCCGGCGCAGCGCCATGCCCGCGGGAAGGCGCAGGCGCAGAGGGGACCGGGCCGGGGAGGACGGCAACCAGGAGCGGGACGTCATCTGGGTCGCCGTCACCGACAGCGGGATCGGCATCACGCCGGAGGACCAGGCCCGGCTCTTCACCGAGTTCACTCAGGTGGACGCGTCGTACTCGCGCCGCTACGAGGGCACCGGTCTTGGCCTGGCCCTGTGCAAGCGGCTCGTGGACCTTCACTACGGGCGGCTCGGAGTGGAGTCGGTCAAGGGGAAAGGCAGTACGTTCTGGGTAGAGTTACCGGTGGAGGGACCGGGAGAAGCGAGGGCGTAG
- the tal gene encoding transaldolase, whose translation MARLSNPGGTLQALERVGQSVWLDYMHRAMLRSGELKQLIERSGVRGATSNPTIFEQAIGGSDAYDDVIAQLAATGRSVVEIYEALAVEDIREACDQFRPIYDMAGGNDGFVSIEVSPRLARDPAGTIAEARRLWAAVDRPNVMIKIPGTAEGLPAIAQATAEGININITLLFAVERYEGVMEAYLVGLERRLAAAQPVDPIRSVASFFVSRVDTEVDQRLQARIAAGADRARCEALLGTAAVANTKIAYQAFLRVFEDARFRQLMAKGAAVQRPLWASTGTKNPAYSDVRYVDGLIGPDTVNTMPPATIKAFADHGRPVRTIDTDLDAARASAAALAEVGVSLRDVTDQLVVDGVKKFEDSLTTLLAAVEAKRERFAAASRS comes from the coding sequence ATGGCGCGTCTCTCGAATCCCGGCGGCACGCTTCAGGCCTTGGAGCGCGTCGGCCAGAGCGTGTGGCTCGACTACATGCACCGCGCGATGCTGCGCTCGGGCGAGCTGAAGCAGCTCATCGAGCGGAGCGGGGTGCGCGGGGCCACGAGCAACCCGACCATCTTCGAGCAGGCCATCGGCGGGAGCGACGCGTACGACGACGTGATCGCGCAGCTGGCCGCGACCGGCAGGAGCGTGGTGGAGATCTACGAAGCGCTGGCCGTCGAGGACATCCGGGAGGCGTGCGACCAGTTCCGGCCGATCTACGACATGGCGGGCGGGAACGACGGCTTCGTGTCGATCGAGGTGTCGCCCCGGCTGGCGCGCGACCCGGCGGGCACGATCGCGGAGGCGCGGCGGCTGTGGGCGGCGGTGGACCGGCCGAACGTCATGATCAAGATCCCTGGCACGGCCGAGGGCCTGCCGGCGATCGCGCAGGCGACGGCCGAAGGGATCAACATCAACATCACGCTGCTCTTCGCGGTGGAGAGGTACGAGGGGGTGATGGAGGCATACCTCGTGGGCCTCGAGCGACGGCTGGCGGCGGCGCAGCCGGTGGACCCGATCCGGTCGGTAGCGAGCTTCTTCGTGAGCCGGGTGGACACGGAGGTGGACCAGCGGCTGCAGGCACGGATCGCGGCGGGGGCCGACCGGGCGCGGTGTGAGGCGCTGCTGGGGACGGCGGCGGTCGCCAACACGAAGATCGCCTACCAGGCGTTCCTGCGGGTGTTCGAGGACGCGCGGTTCCGGCAGTTGATGGCGAAGGGCGCGGCGGTCCAGCGGCCGCTGTGGGCGAGCACCGGCACCAAGAACCCGGCGTACTCCGACGTCAGGTACGTGGACGGGCTCATCGGCCCCGACACGGTGAACACGATGCCGCCGGCGACGATCAAGGCGTTCGCCGACCATGGCCGGCCGGTGCGGACCATCGACACGGATCTCGACGCCGCGCGTGCCAGCGCCGCGGCCCTGGCGGAGGTCGGCGTGAGTCTGCGCGACGTCACCGATCAACTGGTGGTGGATGGCGTGAAGAAGTTCGAGGATTCCCTCACCACGCTGCTGGCCGCGGTAGAGGCCAAGCGCGAGCGTTTTGCCGCCGCTTCCCGTTCCTGA